CCGCGTGATGACCTCATCATgcgcatagttacaaaatggtgttcaGCGCAGAAGATAAGCGCGTTATAAATTGCctgagacagagcaagaattgGGGTCCCAAACACTGACATAAGGAGTTTCCTGATTATGGACGGTCGCTAGGACGGAAAAAAACTCATTTGTAACGTTCAGGAGCGGGAGCAGCTGGGTCAGCGCGTTATCGGTGATGCAATCAGACcgcggcgttctcgtctccgggcGCGCGCTTCACCAGGAGGAGGGGATATTGTACACACACTTTGAACTGAAACTTTATAGTAAGCCCTGTGTTGCAGATTAGATTACATTAACACATTTACGCgctacgaaggaaaaactcctatttctcgtgTAATGAGCACGCACCTCCCCCAGTGTATCTGGgacttgttgacataatacagtgacaccAGTTTAgtttgtctacattgtgcttcttatatagtgttacTCTACATCACAGACCTACATTGtcatggggattgagcgagaaatatatagGAGATATGATGATAAACACAAGGGGTCTCTTTATCCGTCAGCACGGTGGGCAGAGAATGTCTATAGCTGTCAGCCTAAACCTGCAGCAATGGGATAAACAtttggggccatatttactaagtgctgcTAAACCAGAAGACACCTTTGCAGCTCATTCATGTTAGTGGGCCGTAGGTATGTTCTGGTGCTGGGATGTGTTTTACGTCCCTTAATCCAGTACCGTGTCACATTCCAAAAGTGCTGCTGTGCATCACAAACTAAAAGCGGAAACCTTGCAATAGGGTCCCACCTCCCATTACTGTGCATCAGAGGGCTGTGCGAGGGCCGTGTGTACAATTGTACGTCTGTCCTTATCTGTGGTGTGAGAGGGCCGCTTGTACACGTCTCTCCTCCTTATCTGTGGTGTGAGAGGGCCATGTGTACACGTCTCTCCTTATCTGTGGTGTGAGAGTGCCGTGTGTACAACACTGCGTGTCTCCTTATCTGTGGTGTGAGAGGGCCGTGTGTACAACACTGCGTCTCTCCTTATCTGTGGTGTGAGCGGGCCGTGTGTACAACTGTGCGTCTCTTCTCCTTATCTGTGGTGTGAGAGGGCCGTGTGTACAACACTGCGTCTCTCCTTATCTGTGGTAAGAGAGGGCTGTGTGTACACGTCTCCTTAGCTGTGGTGTGAGGGCCGTGTGTACAACTGTGCGTCTCTCCTTATCTGAGGTGTGAAGGCCGTGTGTACAACTGTGCGTGTCTCCTCCTTATCTGTGGTGTGAGAGGGCCGTGTGTACACGTCTCCTCCTTATCTGTGGTGTGAGAGGGCCGTGTGTACACATCTCCTCCTTATCTGTGGTGTGAGAGGGCCGCGTGTACATGTCTCTCCTCCTTGTCTGTGGTGTGAGAGGGCCGTGTGTACACGTCTCTCCTCATTATCTGTGGTGTGAGAGGGCCATGTGTACACGTCTCTGCTCCTTATCTGTGGTGTGAGAGGGCTGCGTGTACACGTCTCTCCTTATCTGTGGTGTAAGAGGGCCGCGTGTACACGTCTCTCCTTATCCGTGGTGTGAGAGGGCCATGTGTACAACTGTGCGTGTCTCCTCCTTATCTGTGGTGTGTGAGGGCCGTGTGTACACGTCTCTCCTCCTTATCTGTGGGTGTTACTGTGCCCTGAGCCCAGCAGATGCAGTGTACAGATCTGGCAGCCATTCCTGTGCTGTTCTCGCCCTCAGGAGCTCTGTGCAGAGGAGGGTTCTCCTCGTCTGGCGGAAGAAGCTGAACGAGCAGCGGGAGAATCGCCTGGCAGAGAGACTGGTGAGTCCTTCTGCGCAATAAGATGAGGCACTCGAGCACCAGCTGTGCGTCGGTGACACCAGGCGCTTCAGGGGGAGGTCGGTTGAGAATCCTTATTATCTCTAGGGTCGCAGTAACCTGGGAGGGAAGTTTGCCTCCCAGCGTTGTCCCTCCGTGTGCAGGACTGTCCCCGACGCATTCCTCTTGGCAGATCCCTTtacttcctcccctccctccccaggccATCTTACACAGCGACTGGCGGCTCACGGCGCGGTTTTGGTGCACATGGAGGGATCGGCTGGAGGCCCGCCTGACGGAGCGGGACGGGGATGCGGTGGCGGCACAACACTGTTCGAGGCGCCGGCTGCTGAGCGCTCTGTGCACGTGGCGGGAAAACGCGCAGGCGATCAGAGAACAGTAAGCGCACGATATGATTGGTGTAGAGCGCGGGGTGTACATAGAACAGGGGCGGcccactccagtccccaagggccaccaataggtcaggttttcaggatatcccggcttcagcaaaCGTGGCtgagcttcctgtgctgaagcagagagatcctgaaaacctgacctgttggtggcccttgaggactggagttggccactcctaacATAGCGAGCACACACAATCCTTGCCCAGAGGGACCCTAATATAATTTGTAGTGTCTGATGCAATGGGGAGGTCACCATCTCCACGTGGGTTCTGCCAGCAGAGGGAACAGGGCCCTCCTGAATAATGGAGCCATCAGGCAGCGGGAGGCGCTGTTCTCCTCCACCCCGTGGGATTACTGCAGGACCTGTCTTGCCATGTCTGCCTCCTCTCACGATGGGTCTCCTTGTCTCTGTGAATAGGAGGGCCAGTGAAGAGGAAGCTTTGCGCTATCACTGCCAGGGGTCCCTGCGGAAGGCCTGGCACCGCTGGAGAAGGGTGAGCCCGTTTAGTTCCTTCTTCTAAGGGGTTCCCTCACATTttacgaaatacttaaagggttcctccaaacaaaaaaggttgggaatcactgttctACTTCAACTGGAGTCGAGAACCCCCTGTTCTAGAGCACAGCTCTCAAACAGCACAATGACTACTGATTTGCATAGGGATTCACTATACAGGACAGCAAGTTCCTTTAAAGGGAAAGTTATTTCCCcaaagatacaaaaaaaaaaaagatttagtcGCACCCAGCCTCCTAGGGAAATGAAAGCGATATAgtaaatggtgtgtgtgtgtgtacacacacacacacacacacacacacacacacacacacacacacacacacacacacacacacaccattcctATGGCATTTTTCCCCATGCCAAATATATAAGCAGATTAAAAAAATAGCATTGGTCACGGAAATAATGACAGTATATGAAATATAGCAAAATGTATTGGAAAAGTATCACAATACAAACACATTCCAAATGCGCGACAATGGTGATATAAAGCAAACCATTATACAGGCAATATGCAAGCCCTCCAATAGATATACAAACAGAGCCAACGTTTGCGGGGCACACATTGCCCTTTGGAAGGGGGCTGGATATTGTCCCTGAACATGAGCAGCAGTTTAGTCTGAAACGGATTTCTTTGGGTGGCAGTTTGTTTCCGGCCGGCGTGAGGAGTGGAAAAGACATCTCCATGCAGATCTGCAGTACCGGCACTGCCTGCTGGCACGGGTACTCGGGGCATGGAAGGtaagtgtgcgcgtgtgtcagacTCTGTATCCTGTCACAGTCCTTgtctgctgcgtgtgtgtgtatctgactgACTCCGTATCCTGTCACAGTCCTTGTCTGCTGCGTGTGTGTCCGACTCTGTATCCTGTCACAGTCCTTGTCTGCTGCGTGTGTTTCTGACTGACTCTGTATCCTGTCACAGTCCTTgtctgctgcgtgtgtgtgtctgactgaatcTGTATCCTGTCACAGTCCTTgtctgctgcaggtgtgtgtgtgtgtgtgtgtgtgtgtgtgtgtgtgtgtatgtgtatgactcGGTATCCTGTCACAGTCCTTGTCTGCtgcaggtgtgagtgtgtgtgtatatgactctGTATCCTGTCACAGTCCTTGTCTGTTGCAGGTGcaagtgtgtggggggaagaatCTCTCATTACACAAACGTCCCTTGTTTGTGTTTGTGGTTGAGCTGTGtcttcctctccttccttcctctgCAGCGTTATCACAAATCCTCACAGAGCATTCTACGTCACGTGGCTGAGAAAGAGAAGCAGCGTGACCGCTCTGTCCTGCGGTGAGTCCTCTGGTCTTCAGCATTAACTACTCAAGTGCCACAAGTGGTTTAGTCATCAGTAGTCTGAGTCACagagcaaagaagggtgggtagctgtgttggtcctttcttccatgggGTAATGTGTGCAGACGTAATAACGGTCTCTCTGCTCTGTGTActgacaaaggagggagagggagtaggggctTTGATAcctttattggaccaacatgTAGTTGatattacaagctttccaacctctcagtaTCCTTCTTCGGGCCGTAccagagaggttggaaagcttgtaatatAAACTacatgttggtccaataaaaggtatcacagcccCTACTCCATTCTCCCTCCTTTGTCAGTACACCGAGCAGAGAGACCGTTATTATGTcttcccacactaccccccctgtCTCTTCATTGTAGTACCCTCATCCCTGCCCTGTCACTGAAGACCCTCAGATTAATAACATCCAGGGTCCTCTGCCTCCGCCAGGATTTCCGTCTTCACCATGTTATAGGTTCTTCTTTATTTGCCCGTTTCTTGAGCTGAGCGGAGGATGGCAGGAGAACGAGGAGCCTCAGGTGCGTGTTCTTGGTTAAACCCCATTAGGTGCCGGGGACCAAGTTAAAAACAGAGGGTGAGCCCATTAAAGTTTGGCAGAGTGGACCCAAGATATGTGGGTGTGGGTTTGTGACCTGGGGCTGCTCTCCTGGGGCTGCTGTCCTGGGGCTGCTGTCCTGGGGCTGCTGTCCTGGGGCTGCTGTCCTGGGGCTGCTGTCCTGGGGCTGCTGTCCTGGGGCTGCTGTCCTGCGGCTGCTGTCCTGCGGCTGCTGTCCTGCGGCTGCTGTCCTGGGGCTGCTGTCCTGGGGCTGCTGTCCTGCGGCTGCTGTCCTGCGGCTTCTGTCCTGCTGCATGaggtgggtctgtcttttgtgccTCTCAGAacagcgctatgtacctggaggAGACATGGAGCGGCCCAGGCTGAGGAGAGAAGGCAGGAAGCCCAGGCTGCTCAGTGCTACAGAACTGCAACACTCGCACAGGTAACCCGCCAGGCCTCCGCCTCTGCAGCCTGGAATCTTGTGGCCTATACTTAGTGACCCTGTCTTTTTTCAGGTTCTGGGGGCATGGCGGGACACTGCCTGTGTGCGGGCACATCACAGAGAGCAACAGGCAGCGGCAGTGAGGCAGGCGGCCGCGTGTCTGCAGAGAGGTGAGCTGCATGCACGGCGCAGGGCGGCTCGGAGAGGGGGGGACCCGCTCCGGCTCAAACTCAGATGTTGTCTATTTCAGGGCGGGTCCGCTGCTTATTTCTGTACTGGAGAGAACTCGCCCACACGACACGGGCAATGCGAGTCAAGATGGAAGCAGCAGCAATGCATCATGGGAGGAGACTGCTGAAGGATTGCGTGAGAAAGTGGAAAGTGTGTCATGTTCAGGGCTTGAGGAAATTGGTGAGCAGTATTTGGGGGTGCTGTATGGGTGTAATATCCCAGACCTCCCTGTATCAAGACCCTTCAGAATAGTCATGGGCATACATAGGTTTTCCAGTCTGTAAGCACTGCATACTCAGAGCATTCATTTTCTGTGCAGCTGCTGCAGCGACAGGGAGCCCGGCTCCTGGGACAAAGACTCTGCCGTTCTTGCCTCAGACGATGGCACCAAATGGTAAAGGGGAAGCTTTTTATCATTACATATTCATGTCTGCTGGATATTTGACCACCattgggtgtgcgtgtgtgttacagctggtggagctgtgtgtgtttgtgtgtgtgttacagctgGTGGAGCTGAGGGTGGGTGTGTTACAGCTGGTGGAGCTGTGTGTGTTACAGCTGGTGGAGCTgacggtgggtgtgtgtgtgcgtgttacaactgctggagctgtgtgtgtgtgttacagctgGTGgagctgagggtgtgtgtgtgtgtgtgtgtgtgtgtgtgtgcgtgcgtgttacAACTGctggagcggtgtgtgtgtgtgtgtgtgttacagatgGTGGAGCTGTGTGTGTTACAGCTGGTGGAGCTGAGGGTGGGTGTGTTACAGCtggtggagctgtgtgtgtgtgtgtgttacagcttttggaggtgtgtgtgtgtgttacagctgGTGgagctgagggtgtgtgtgtgtgtgtgtgtgtgtgtgttacagctggtggagctgtgtgtgtgttacagctggtggaactgtgtgtgtgtgtgtgttacagctggtggagctgtgtgtgtgtgtgtgtgtgttacagctgGTGGAgcggttgtgtgtgtgttacagctgGTGGAgcggttgtgtgtgtgttacagctgtgtgtgtgtgttacagctggtggagtgtgtgtgtgttacagcgggtggagctgtgggtgtgtgtgttacagctggtggagctgtgtgtgtgtgtgtgtgtgtgtgtgttacagctggtggagctgtgtgtgtgtgttacagctggtggagctgtgtgtgtgtgtgtgtgtgacagctggtggagcggtgtgtgtgtgtgtgtgtgagacagctggcggagcggtgtgtgtgtgacagctggtggagcggtgtgtgtgtgacagctggtggagcggtgtgtgtgtgtgtgtgtgtgtgtgtgtgtgacagctggtggagcggtgtgtgtgtgtgtgacagctggtggagctgtgtgtgtgcacgtgttaCAGCTGGTGGAGCTGAGGGTGTGTGCACGTGTTACAGCTGATTGTACGTGTGTGTTACAGCTGGTGGAGAAGCAGACACAGGACGCACAGACAGTACAATCACTGTGGCACTGGTCCCTCACTCTGCAGGGAAAGGTACAATTCAACTCTGTGCTGCATTTTGGGATTAGAGGGTCAGCCCTGGGTTTGGGCCCCTCACATGGTTTACCGGTGACCTTGTTGTGTAGGTGTTTGACGGCTGGCTAGGGTATGTCTGGGAGCGTCGGCGGAAGAAAGGCCGCCTTACTGAGGCGGTGGAGGTGTATCGTGCAGATCTGCTACAGGACGGAGTCACCAGGATCCTGCGATACATGTCTGGCATGAAGCAATTCCGAGCCCAGCTCATGACTCAGAACCAAGTGAAGGTGAGAGGAACCGGCACTGGATCCAGGGCTGGGCTCACTTATTTTAAGACCCTGACCTGCATCCTCATCTTGTGTTAAGGCCATTGGCGCTGATGGGGTTAAGTAGCTGTAGTTGTGGTTGCAGTGTTACACGGATACTCGGCAGCGGTTTTATTTGCCCTCGTTAATGGTATCATTAGTGATTTTTAATTCCCCTGTGGTCTCTACCCCAGGAGGTGTACACACAGCACCTCGCAGTACATCGCTGTGCCATGATCTGGAAGGAGAAGGCTCTCCGGAGGAAGCCCCGGCCTCCCCGTCAGAAGAGAGTGACCTTTCGTGCGCTGGAACAGGCAGAGGGAGCCGTGAGGCGCACCCCTGCGCAGGGTGCTGCTCCGGGACCTGTGAGGGGCAAAGCGAGTGCGGAGATCCGAGCTGGGGGGGAGCCTGTCCTGAGCACCATGTAAGTCacagggagattggggggggctATTATCaaggtctcctggctgcaaaactagcacacacaaaaaaagcacCCAAAGCTTTGTCACCATACTCGTGCTGGCAGCTCTGTCCCCCTTCTCCTGTGTACTTTGCAGGAGAGGTGGAGATGATGTTATCCGGATAGAAGATTGTCATTAACCTGCCGTTCCAGGGTCACAATGAAGGGAACGCTGATCATTTCCACGTGACGCGCTCCTGAGATGATGGGATAAGCCGGGTTGTCACTGTAACATCTCCTGTTCTTACCAGATGCGAGTCCCGGTCACAGCGGCTGAAACCTCGCACCCCGGACTTCCTGCGGCGCTCgctggagagaggagggatgctGAGTGAGGTGCTCAGGTAAGGGAGAAACTTCCAATACCCAGAGACGGTGCAGTGCCGGACGATGAAGAGACCAAAGGTTATATAGCCATGTAAATATGTTGGCCACAAGTGTCACAGACCACAAAGTCTCTCGCTCTTTGTGGAAGCAATACAGGTACCGGCACCTTCCGTCAGTTATTCCGCAGCAAAGTGATTACACCATGTCTTTAAATACAGCAGCTGCAGCAAATCGGATCATCCCGAGCTGGACACGTCGCATCAGACTTCAGCCCTGAAAACGTCTCTACGGAAGGAGCCTACGCCTCCCGGGGAGGGCTTCCCTGCTCCACCTCCTCACCCTGCGTCCATCAGAACTCACCATACGCCTCCCGGGGAGGGCTTCCCTGCTCCACCTCCTCACCCTGCGTCCATCAGAACTCACCATACGCCTCCCGGGGAGGGCTTCCCTGCTCCAACTCCACACCCTGCGTCCACCAGAACTTCCCACTCAGAAGTGACGCCTGCTCCTGCGGTACACTTCTCCTCCTCAAGCTTGGTGTCCGCGGCACCTCCTCCCTTCATCATCCCACACCCTGCCGCTCCCATCCCAGAACTCATGCCTCCTTCATCGTTCATGTCTCGAGCAGATACAGTAAGTAGTGACAAGGCGGCTGGATGCTCCCTGCTGCACTTGCACCGTTCACCCACACAAATACATCTCCCAAGTCCCTGTTCTCTGGCTCTTGGTCCAGTCTGTCTTCTCTGCCCTTTGACCTGACCCAGTGTATTGTGGGAAGCCCGTCTTCTCCCAATGTATTTGCTTTACGAGCGCAAGGCTTTTCTGCCCCATTGCTGCAGACCAGCCGTTTACCTCACCTTGCGGAACAGCCTGGAAGTGTAAACCCCCTCTGCTCAGGAGTGCAGTCCGATTATTCCAAGCAGCTTCTGTCGCCCAGCGACTTCTTACAGGGGACGAAAGGACTGACACATGACACTGCAGGTAAGGACCATTGTGATGTAATGATTCATCCTATCAGAAAGCTGCAACAGACACTGGTCTGAAACTCTTCGACCAACTGTGCCTGTCCCAGCTGCCAGCTCAGCGGCTCCACACAGCAGACAGCCTTCTCCCTGCCACCAGTTGCTGCCCAGGACAGACCCGTCCAGTATGGAAGTGCATTAATGAGTTTCATTTGCTGCAGGTTATAGGAAGCAGATGGATGAGAGACTCACAGAGAAGAGACAGTCTGCTGACCTGGAAACAGAACTTGTGCAGATTAAGCACGTAATGCAGAGATACCAGAACCAGAAGCAGGATCTAAAGTATGtccgaggggggagagagagaagaggaagtAATTGAGGCTTCCTCATGCCGTGTGTGGGTGTTTGGGCACTTTGGCTCCCGGGGAGGGATGGGGATAAAGGGTTTACCAATAACCTGACCCCCCCCTCTGTTCTCAGGGCCTGGCGCAGACAAGCAGGGATCCTGCGCGGGTGGCTGGAGACGAGTGACACGGAGCAGAGACCAGACGAACAATCAATCACACATGAGGTGCACAACGAACTGCAGCAGGTAAAAAAAACACCTTCCGCAAGCTGGTGGGAATATCACCGCTCCACACAACCACAATGTGGGACCCTGTAGGGTTATTAGAACGTTATTCCATGTATTGGGGGCCAGAGCACTTCCCAGCAAATACTTAACGCCTGCAAAGCACGGAGCTTCTGCCAGTGATCACATCTAATTATGTTGTTAATCTTTAGCCTACAATTTGTAGTGGTAATTTAGAGTACAcgcccaaacacacacaattcccatTGGGTTGCAGTGGTCGATCCTAACCTAAATCTGTAGGTTCATGCGAGTGCCGCTGGATTTCCCAGGACTGTCCCTGGAATAAGGGCTGGGCAGCGGCTCCGTACCCCGCCCGAGCTCCTCACCCTGTATGCGCCTCTCTTGCTTTCCCACAGCTGGAGCTGCAGATGGAGAAGCTGGCGCACAAGCTGGCGGGGGAGAGGACGCAGGTGCGCAGTTACATTACCCGCATACAGGAGATCACAGACTCGCTGGGTTCACAGCACTGAGGACTGTACCTTGCTCACAGTTTGTTCTCTGACGCAGAGAACCCATTCACACTGCTCCTACAGCGCAAGGGAAGGTGACGATGTATGGATCACACTGCTCCTACAGACCAAGGGAAGGTGACGATGTATGGATCACACTGCTCCTACAGACCAAGGGAAGGTGCCGATGTATGGATCACACTGCTCCTACAGCGCAAGGGAAGGTGACGATGTATGGATCACACCCCTCCCACGTGTCATATCCAGGACTCTGCCCCCCACACAAAGCTGGCTCAAAGACAGGACTGCTCaggcgtgttttttttttccatttttatttaaaaaaggtCAGCTATTAAATGAGTTAATGTGTTAACGAAATCGTACTCTTTCCAGACATACAAAAGTAATGTGCTACAGCTTCCCCGAGTGGAGGTTACCCTGCACGGGGCTGGCAGAGGAGGACTGGTTCTGGTCAGGAAGCCAGGGATCTCCTTCATCCCGAGATAACCGGGCAGTGATTCTCTGAAGCCAGGGTCTGCGCCGGACCCTGGCCCCTCCTCCCACACGGGAGCTGACGGTATCTCCAGCTATGAGATAACGGCGGTGTTAGGGTAGCACTTCCCTGAGGTTAgcattttccctctctctctctccagtgcaTGGCTATTGGATccaattccccctccccctcaaccccccaGCTGATTCCTGATAAAGGAAACAGCATCACGTTCTCGCAGGTTAGAAAACAAGTGACTGCTGCCATGAAACAGAAAGGGAAGATTAAAGACGCGCTGCTCcatcccagaccccccccccccgcaatacATACTGCGGTCCTGCTCcatcccagacccccccccctgcaatacATACTGCGGTCCTGCTCcatcccagacccccccccccctgcaatacATACTGCGGTCCTGCTCcatcccagaccccccccctgcaATACATACTGCGGTCCTGCTCcatcccagacccccccccccctgcaatacATACTGCGGTCCTGCTCcatcccagaccccccccccccccctgcaatacATACTGCGGTCCTGCTCcatcccagaccccccccccccctgcaatacATACAGCGGTCCTGCTCcatcccagacccccccccccccctgcaatacATACTGCGGTCCTGCTCcatcccagaccccccccccctgcaatacATACTGCGGTCCTGCTCcatcccagaccccccccccccccctgcaatacATACTGCGGTCCTGCTCcatcccagacccccccccccccctgcaatacATACTGCGGTCCTGCTCCatcccagacaccccccccccccccactgcaatACATACTGCGGTCCTGCTCCAAACCCTTCCACCaccacacacagaaatacaaggcCGAGACTAAGAGGCGGCCAGGCTGGATCTGCGTGGAGTCGGGCCTGCGCCTGGTCACCATTTAACCCGCACAGAGGAGCTGCTGGGAGATAGTGGTCCAGCTCCCAGACTCCCCTCCTGTATGTATGAACACCCTGGCTTCATGTTACTTCCAGGCAGCAGCATGTGGCTGCTTCCTACAGGGAACCCACAGCCTCCCCAAAGTGGATTTTCTGTCCAGCTTTCAGATTGAAGGTGAAATCTTTCGGCGCCTCGAAGATCAGGACGATGGTGGAACCGAGATTAAATTCCCCCAACTGCTCCCCTTTCCTCATGGCGATCCCGTCCTGGTTATTGTTCGTTACGTAGCTCAAGTCGTTGTGAGAACCTTTGCTGTAGCGAGGGCTGTTAGTTTGCAAATCCTGAAACGGGAGAAGGGACGTCCCGTAAGCGAGCGGCACACCCAGCGACGCGACGCACATCAAAACTGCGCGGCTCCGCACTTACCCTATCGAAATAGATGCGGATGGACCCCACGTTCGTAGCACCGACGGCAGTCAGCGAGAAGAATCCGTGCTTCCACCCCCCGCTCAGTACGACGCGCTCATTGTAACAGAAGAGTTCTTTAATCCAGCGAGCGACTCCTGGATTCACAGACATAAGTGACCCTGCGGGACAGAGAAATTATCATCTTTACATCTGCACACCTAGGATTGTGTCATTGTACCAGCGCTGGGACTGCCTGAGCTCAGCCAGTTTGGGTATACAGAGGGCCCCGCTGCTTCACCGACACCTACCTGGGAAATGCCGGCGGTGATACACATTCCAGTCGGTGGGTGAGTGGAAGCAGTGATAATCTCCAGGTGCCAGGTAAATGACACAGTGATACAGCTCGTTCCCCTCCTGTGTGACGAGCTGCTCCTGGAACGAGGCTGGAAAGTAACAAATTGTCAGACGCTCACTCATAATCCGATCTCCCCAGAGAAGTTAACTCCTTACAGTGAAGAGATAGGGGGTCTATGGTTGTTCTAGTACAGTGCAGGACTCACTGCTGCCACAAGCAGCCAGCATCTTGTGACTCGCCAATGACTGAATAGCCCACCCCACGATCTTAGGCCCTGTTCATAGTGCGCGTGATCGGCGCGAAGAACAGGCCCCACCTCCCAAGCAGGCCGGAGAGCGCGCGATGAAGCGCGGCAGCGGTTTCATGAGACCAAGGATTTTGTGTTTGTCGTGCGACTGCcaggtcacgtgaacggttcggccaatgagggcgaaccagccgtgtgacgtcacagccaTGCCTCACAGGTCGCTCGGGCGGCAGGCGCAACCAGTATAACCGCGGCCTTACTCTTGCTGACGGACACGTTTTCGGCCCCCGTCTGCGGCCCCAGGAAGGATTCCAGAGAGTAGGTGACCCCTTTAACCTGCTCCACCTCGCAGTTTTTCACTCGGCCGA
The Ascaphus truei isolate aAscTru1 chromosome 13, aAscTru1.hap1, whole genome shotgun sequence DNA segment above includes these coding regions:
- the SFI1 gene encoding protein SFI1 homolog isoform X1; translated protein: MALSLPVISLLSVFAPMQSYDCTVSPPPPPVCCLSRGRQGALRGSHCAGALMASNLHGNEREEARAGSVWAGNPGTGGARPDTGHGMDRAARHNTQKSCSSKTLHRGLCPSVRAPRNPRSIPYRVTYTWNRGGRLKELRIRHLARKFLHAWVRKTFGRVLPSTARLHHGRRLLRSCFGRWAEAWWVLRKEWKFSVRADCHYRYVLYNMSFQAWRRYVLTQRKKKHKDQAAESHAQTRVLCRAWHHWRIYVKICRTKRHMLCEALEFREHVTLRGSWHGWMVQLQRRRAARGMESLALKHWAVSLQIRAWLQWRELYLQTEEEKLSETRAVMHHRSRKLRTSLRAWLLYIHYRRAKQHQHNLAVQLYRDHLTQRYFSDWRGLLERLRCVRAVQERCDSLATRCVLRRTFTHWKHYMLMCSEETCLQDVADTYHRLLLLRLGWRTLRQNVTRIRVYQRGRILAAQQRHVTLLRSSWAAWKSRLEQKEEEQHLSLTLAAHAHYRSALMQKSFSRWLQYKQKSRVKQVQHRAADRHYAKSILPRSFHIWRKHQDLQRQSREMDELAADFNRSSVQRRVLLVWRKKLNEQRENRLAERLAILHSDWRLTARFWCTWRDRLEARLTERDGDAVAAQHCSRRRLLSALCTWRENAQAIREQRASEEEALRYHCQGSLRKAWHRWRRFVSGRREEWKRHLHADLQYRHCLLARVLGAWKRYHKSSQSILRHVAEKEKQRDRSVLRTALCTWRRHGAAQAEERRQEAQAAQCYRTATLAQVLGAWRDTACVRAHHREQQAAAVRQAAACLQRGRVRCLFLYWRELAHTTRAMRVKMEAAAMHHGRRLLKDCVRKWKVCHVQGLRKLLLQRQGARLLGQRLCRSCLRRWHQMLVEKQTQDAQTVQSLWHWSLTLQGKVFDGWLGYVWERRRKKGRLTEAVEVYRADLLQDGVTRILRYMSGMKQFRAQLMTQNQVKEVYTQHLAVHRCAMIWKEKALRRKPRPPRQKRVTFRALEQAEGAVRRTPAQGAAPGPVRGKASAEIRAGGEPVLSTICESRSQRLKPRTPDFLRRSLERGGMLSEVLSSCSKSDHPELDTSHQTSALKTSLRKEPTPPGEGFPAPPPHPASIRTHHTPPGEGFPAPPPHPASIRTHHTPPGEGFPAPTPHPASTRTSHSEVTPAPAVHFSSSSLVSAAPPPFIIPHPAAPIPELMPPSSFMSRADTTSRLPHLAEQPGSVNPLCSGVQSDYSKQLLSPSDFLQGTKGLTHDTAGYRKQMDERLTEKRQSADLETELVQIKHVMQRYQNQKQDLKAWRRQAGILRGWLETSDTEQRPDEQSITHEVHNELQQLELQMEKLAHKLAGERTQVRSYITRIQEITDSLGSQH
- the SFI1 gene encoding protein SFI1 homolog isoform X2 gives rise to the protein MVAVCCAHALAGGRRRGGCYARSGSSVSELTAITGTFCTTCPSRPGGGMCSPNARRNTRTRPRRATTRVLCRAWHHWRIYVKICRTKRHMLCEALEFREHVTLRGSWHGWMVQLQRRRAARGMESLALKHWAVSLQIRAWLQWRELYLQTEEEKLSETRAVMHHRSRKLRTSLRAWLLYIHYRRAKQHQHNLAVQLYRDHLTQRYFSDWRGLLERLRCVRAVQERCDSLATRCVLRRTFTHWKHYMLMCSEETCLQDVADTYHRLLLLRLGWRTLRQNVTRIRVYQRGRILAAQQRHVTLLRSSWAAWKSRLEQKEEEQHLSLTLAAHAHYRSALMQKSFSRWLQYKQKSRVKQVQHRAADRHYAKSILPRSFHIWRKHQDLQRQSREMDELAADFNRSSVQRRVLLVWRKKLNEQRENRLAERLAILHSDWRLTARFWCTWRDRLEARLTERDGDAVAAQHCSRRRLLSALCTWRENAQAIREQRASEEEALRYHCQGSLRKAWHRWRRFVSGRREEWKRHLHADLQYRHCLLARVLGAWKRYHKSSQSILRHVAEKEKQRDRSVLRTALCTWRRHGAAQAEERRQEAQAAQCYRTATLAQVLGAWRDTACVRAHHREQQAAAVRQAAACLQRGRVRCLFLYWRELAHTTRAMRVKMEAAAMHHGRRLLKDCVRKWKVCHVQGLRKLLLQRQGARLLGQRLCRSCLRRWHQMLVEKQTQDAQTVQSLWHWSLTLQGKVFDGWLGYVWERRRKKGRLTEAVEVYRADLLQDGVTRILRYMSGMKQFRAQLMTQNQVKEVYTQHLAVHRCAMIWKEKALRRKPRPPRQKRVTFRALEQAEGAVRRTPAQGAAPGPVRGKASAEIRAGGEPVLSTICESRSQRLKPRTPDFLRRSLERGGMLSEVLSSCSKSDHPELDTSHQTSALKTSLRKEPTPPGEGFPAPPPHPASIRTHHTPPGEGFPAPPPHPASIRTHHTPPGEGFPAPTPHPASTRTSHSEVTPAPAVHFSSSSLVSAAPPPFIIPHPAAPIPELMPPSSFMSRADTTSRLPHLAEQPGSVNPLCSGVQSDYSKQLLSPSDFLQGTKGLTHDTAGYRKQMDERLTEKRQSADLETELVQIKHVMQRYQNQKQDLKAWRRQAGILRGWLETSDTEQRPDEQSITHEVHNELQQLELQMEKLAHKLAGERTQVRSYITRIQEITDSLGSQH